The following are encoded in a window of Thermoanaerobacter ethanolicus JW 200 genomic DNA:
- a CDS encoding coiled-coil domain-containing protein codes for MKKLIAIIIGSIFLFNFILVPAQSDTSSDFDKAKEEEQKLVLELLNLEVERLKTQKSLEDLAIEIENLTVAIQEKSKEIQMVDKDIEKEKEIIKTWFRFLYMDGTNAILSLLLMSQNSSELLHRLIYIDIVTNYFYNKLENLNKLVNYKREEENRLTSQRSQLIEKQKEQIELLKKIDELKLAKSQMLEEIKKKIANYQKIFAMADNLDKMFPSLDYLLSHLSQFPWDTLEYKDLSFSFFSVSASFTDVDVTKMIRSYSDKLKDVTVSFSRESFEIKDDDSYTLKGNFAIEDNKIKLLINSLNIGDIKIGGQLLQKILYGYDTTINIKIPVEGFKLKKVEAEKGYVKFTLEK; via the coding sequence ATGAAAAAGTTGATAGCTATTATAATTGGGAGTATATTTTTATTTAATTTTATACTAGTACCAGCGCAAAGTGATACTTCTTCGGATTTTGATAAGGCGAAGGAGGAGGAACAAAAGCTTGTATTAGAGCTATTAAATCTTGAGGTAGAAAGGCTTAAAACCCAAAAGTCTTTAGAAGATTTAGCAATAGAGATTGAAAATTTAACTGTAGCTATTCAGGAAAAATCTAAAGAAATACAAATGGTAGATAAAGACATAGAAAAGGAAAAAGAAATAATAAAGACTTGGTTTAGGTTTTTGTATATGGATGGAACAAATGCTATATTATCACTTCTGCTTATGTCACAAAATTCCAGCGAATTATTGCATAGGCTTATTTACATAGACATTGTAACCAATTATTTTTACAATAAACTAGAAAATTTAAATAAGCTTGTAAACTATAAAAGAGAAGAGGAAAATAGATTAACCTCTCAAAGATCGCAGCTTATAGAAAAACAAAAAGAACAAATAGAATTGCTAAAAAAAATAGACGAATTAAAGTTAGCTAAAAGCCAAATGTTAGAAGAGATAAAAAAGAAAATTGCCAATTATCAAAAAATATTTGCAATGGCTGATAATTTGGACAAAATGTTTCCTTCTTTAGATTATTTATTAAGCCACCTTTCTCAATTTCCATGGGATACTTTGGAGTATAAGGATTTGAGTTTTTCCTTTTTTAGCGTATCAGCTTCTTTTACTGATGTTGATGTAACAAAGATGATACGCTCTTACAGTGACAAGTTAAAAGATGTAACAGTATCTTTTAGTAGAGAAAGTTTTGAAATAAAAGATGATGATTCATACACTTTAAAAGGCAATTTTGCGATAGAAGATAACAAAATTAAATTGTTAATAAATTCTCTAAATATAGGAGATATAAAAATTGGCGGCCAGTTGCTTCAAAAAATTCTTTATGGCTATGACACGACTATAAACATTAAAATTCCTGTTGAAGGATTTAAATTAAAAAAGGTGGAGGCAGAAAAAGGCTATGTAAAGTTTACTTTAGAAAAATAG